Proteins encoded by one window of Microcebus murinus isolate Inina chromosome 2, M.murinus_Inina_mat1.0, whole genome shotgun sequence:
- the AUNIP gene encoding aurora kinase A- and ninein-interacting protein → MSRRGAEEEACGVWLDAAALKRRRVQTHLIKPGTKMLTLFPGERKANLSFTQRRTPPTSVQQRSIASFFTLQPGKTNGDDQRSVSSHRESQINKESKKDAAQLDHLIQGLEDGRTAPPLATSTPADIQESGLSPQSLQTSGHHRMGTPFLSVLSLLQPDSLDCAGESNASLAFSFTQDLESSCLLDQKERERDSARKREWPHGSKNKYQSMEKHIKPPRDKCCQPLDKTKLERKESAKEKRQAPVLQTYRESWNGKNTESVKQNPCPVKQKPSVFSWDGEKDKDSWSQLFTEDTQGQRVIAHSPRTPFQEVTNNWNRGLGQFPNSPWPQYQHGPTQLNLQSDSLFTQDSEGNQVIRHQF, encoded by the exons ACACATTTAATCAAACCAGGCACCAAAATGCTAACACTCTTTCCTGGAGAAAGAAAGGCTAATCTTTCTTTTACTCAAAGAAGAACTCCACCTACAAGTGTTCAACAGAGAAGCATAGCTTCCTTCTTCACCCTGCAGCCAG GAAAGACAAATGGTGATGACCAGAGGAGTGTTTCATCTCATAGAGAAAGTCAGATCAACAAGGAGTCTAAGAAAGATGCAGCCCAGCTAGACCATTTGATCCAAGGCTTAGAGGATGGTCGCACAGCACCTCCTTTAGCCACTTCAACCCCTGCAGACATCCAGGAATCTGGACTTTCTCCTCAGTCCCTCCAGACTTCTGGCCACCACAGAATGGGAACCCCATTTTTGTCTGTATTATCTTTGCTCCAGCCTGATAGCCTAGATTGTGCTGGAGAGAGTAATGCCTCACTGGCTTTTTCCTTCACCCAGGACTTAGAAAGTTCTTGTTTGCTGGaccaaaaggagagagagagggattctGCCAGGAAAAGGGAATGGCCTCATGGATCTAAAAATAAGTATCAGAGCATGGAGAAACACATCAAACCACCTAGGGACAAATGCTGTCAGCCCTTGGACAAGACTAAGTTGGAAAGGAAGGAGTCTGCCAAAGAAAAGCGACAGGCCCCTGTCCTTCAAACTTACAGGGAATCCTGGAATGGAAAAAACACAGAATCAGTGAAACAAAACCCTTGTCCAGTGAAACAAAAACCTTCTGTGTTTTCCTGGGATGGTGAAAAGGACAAGGACTCCTGGAGTCAGCTTTTCACTGAAGATACTCAAGGCCAACGAGTCATTGCCCACAGCCCTAGAACTCCTTTCCAAGAGGTAACCAATAACTGGAATCGGGGCTTAGGGCAGTTTCCTAACAGCCCTTGGCCTCAGTATCAGCATGGGCCGACACAGTTAAATCTGCAGTCTGATTCCCTCTTTACCCAGGACTCTGAAGGTAACCAAGTTATCAGGCAccaattctaa